A window of Natrinema salaciae genomic DNA:
CCGCACGGAGCGTCGGGGCGTCCCGTCCGGCGAGTTCGTCGAGCGCCTCGCGGCCCGTCCGGTCCAGTTCCGACGGTGGCGTCGGCCGCTCGTCCGCGGTCATACCCATCGATGGGGTGGGAACGACCGTAAAACGTGGTCTTTCGCACCGGGTCGTCCTGATCGGCGGCTTGGGGCGTGTTAACTCGGCCTATATTGAGTCCTAATATCCATCAGTACCCCAACGAGGTGTGGATTTATATACACGAACGAGGTGGCTACTGCTGCCAATGCGTTCACAGAAACACCGCTCCGCGACCCAGGTCGATCCGGTTCCCGACGACCTCGAGTCGGCCCGCGCGAAGCTCGTGTACATCTACCTCGAGGTGACCGGCGGCGCGACGATCGAAGAGCTCGGCGAAGTGCTGGCGATGAAGAAGATCAACAGTCTGAGCGTGTTACACTCGCTCTCGAGTGCCGGCCACGTCGAGCGATCGGGATCGGAGTACGTCGTCGCGAACTGATCGTCTGCGGTCGGCCTCGGAGCCGTCGGAACCGTCGCTATTGCCGTCGTGGTCTCGTCGAAAACGAAATCGGAGCAGCGAGCCGTGCGCCGCGGACGGCGACCGACGCGTCGTCGCAGTCGGTTAGAACGTCTCGAGGTAGCGGTCGAGTTCCCAGTCGGAGACGTCGACGAGGTAGTCCTCGAACTCCTGTCGCTTGGCCTCGACGAATTTCGGCCCGACGTGCTCGCCGAGCGCGTCGTAGATGACCTCGTCGTCCTCGAGCGCGTCGACGGCCTCGCCGAGGTTCGTCGGCAGCGTGTCGATGCCGTACTCCTCGCGTTTTGCCTCGTCGAACTCGTAGATGTTCTCCCGAACCGGGTCCGGACAGTCGAGATCGCGTTCGATCCCGTCGAGACCGGCGTGGATCATGGTGGCGAGCGCGAGGTAAGGGTTACAGGACGGGTCCGGCG
This region includes:
- a CDS encoding MarR family transcriptional regulator, with protein sequence MRSQKHRSATQVDPVPDDLESARAKLVYIYLEVTGGATIEELGEVLAMKKINSLSVLHSLSSAGHVERSGSEYVVAN